Proteins encoded by one window of Amaranthus tricolor cultivar Red isolate AtriRed21 chromosome 4, ASM2621246v1, whole genome shotgun sequence:
- the LOC130811383 gene encoding uncharacterized protein LOC130811383 translates to MGRAKKGPKFAVMKKIVTSKTLKHHKQEILNPKKKDLAAEKLPRNVPYVSAALFFTHNTALGPPYRVLVDTNFINFSIQNKLDLEKGMMDCLYAKCTPCITDCVMAELEKLGQKYRVALRVAKDPRFERLPCTHKGTYADDCLVERVTQSKCYIVATCDRDLKRRIRKIPGVPIMYITQHKYSIERLPEATIGGAPRF, encoded by the exons ATGGGAAGAGCTAAGAAAGGTCCTAAATTTGCTGTTATGAAGAAGATCGTCActtctaaaaccctaaaaca TCACAAGCAAGAAATCTTAAACCCTAAAAAGAAAGACCTTGCTGCGGAAAAGCTCCCTAGAAACGT GCCTTATGTTTCGGCAGCATTGTTCTTTACTCATAATACTGCTTTGGGACCGCCTTATCGAGTTTTGGTTGATACCAATTTCATCAATTTTTCCATCCAAAATAAA TTGGATTTGGAGAAAGGGATGATGGATTGCTTATATGCAAAAT GTACCCCATGTATTACGGATTGTGTGATGGCTGAACTTGAGAAGCTTGGTCAAAAGTATCGTGTAGCATTGAG GGTTGCGAAAGATCCTCGATTTGAGAGGCTTCCGTGTACCCATAAAGGAACATATGCTGATGACTGCCTGGTTGAGAGGGTCACTCAG AGTAAATGCTACATCGTTGCTACTTGTGATCGTGATTTGAAGCGAAGGATTAGAAAG ATCCCTGGTGTGCCTATCATGTACATCACACAACACAAGTATTCAATCGAGCGGCTGCCAGAGGCTACGATTGGTGGAG CACCAAGATTTTGA